The following coding sequences are from one Lycium ferocissimum isolate CSIRO_LF1 chromosome 3, AGI_CSIRO_Lferr_CH_V1, whole genome shotgun sequence window:
- the LOC132049113 gene encoding heat stress transcription factor B-3-like, whose amino-acid sequence MGELEDQSERSLLEYVRKASTAPFLLKTYMLVEDPATDDVISWNADGSAFIVRQPAEFARDLLPTLFKHSNFSSFVRQLNTYGFRKIATSRWEFSNDLFRKGDKDLLCDIRRKKAWTNKQQPNNKNNKKESTDEDQRSSSSTSSSSSSEYNSLVDENKRLKMENGVLSSELSLMNKKCKELIDIVAMLAENSEEEEEKEGQKGKRPMLFGVRLEVEEETERKRKRVEFNEMASVFLSQLCK is encoded by the exons ATGGGGGAGTTAGAGGATCAAAGTGAAAGGAGTTTGTTAGAGTATGTGAGGAAGGCATCAACAGCACCTTTCTTGCTGAAAACTTACATGTTGGTGGAGGATCCGGCGACGGACGATGTCATTTCTTGGAACGCCGATGGATCGGCGTTTATAGTCAGGCAGCCGGCAGAGTTTGCCAGAGATTTGCTTCCAACGCTCTTCAAACATAGCAACTTTTCCAGCTTTGTCCGGCAGCTCAATAcctat GGTTTTCGCAAAATTGCAACAAGCCGGTGGGAATTTAGCAACGACTTATTTCGCAAGGGAGACAAGGATTTACTATGTGATATTCGTCGGAAGAAAGCATGgacaaacaaacaacaacctaataataaaaataataagaaagaaAGTACAGATGAAGATCAAAGGTCATCATCAtcaacttcttcttcatcatcatcagaGTACAATAGCCTTGTTGATGAGAACAAAAGGttaaaaatggaaaatggaGTATTAAGCTCTGAGCTTTCATTAATGAATAAGAAATGCAAAGAACTTATTGATATAGTGGCCATGTTGGCTGAAAATtcagaggaagaagaagaaaaggaagggCAAAAAGGTAAGAGGCCAATGTTGTTTGGGGTGAggctagaagttgaagaagagacggaaaggaagagaaaaagagttgaatttaatGAAATGGCGAGTGTTTTTCTCTCCCAACTATgcaaatga
- the LOC132049114 gene encoding transcription initiation factor IIB-2-like isoform X2, with the protein MDTYCSDCKRNTEVVFDHAAGDTVCSECGLVLESRSIDETSEWRTFADESGGDDPNRVGGPVNPLLADAGLSTVISKGPNGSNGDGSLARLQNRGGDPDRAIVLAFKAIATMADRLSLVSTIRDRASEIYKRLEDQKCTRGRSLDALVAACIYIACRQESKPRTVKEICSIANGASKKEIGRAKEFIVKQLKVEMGESMEMGTIHAGDYLRRFCSNLGMNHEEIKVVQETVQKAEEFDIRRSPISIAAAIIYMVTQLSDSKKPVLRDISIATTVAEGTIKNAYKDLYPHASKIIPEWYVKDKDLKNLCSPKA; encoded by the exons ATGGATACATACTGTTCGGACTGCAAGCGGAACACAGAGGTTGTATTCGACCACGCGGCAGGTGATACGGTATGTTCGGAGTGTGGGTTAGTGTTGGAATCGCGGTCAATTGATGAGACATCTGAGTGGCGTACATTTGCTGATGAATCGGGTGGTGATGACCCGAATCGTGTTGGGGGACCCGTTAACCCGTTATTAGCAGATGCGGGTCTAAGTACTGTGATATCAAAAGGACCAAATGGGAGTAATGGTGATGGTTCTTTAGCTAGGTTGCAGAATCGGGGTGGTGATCCTGATAGAGCTATTGTTTTGGCCTTTAAAGCTATTGCTACCATGGCTGATAG GTTGAGCCTTGTTTCTACTATAAGG GATCGAGCAAGTGAGATATATAAAAGGCTGGAAGACCAGAAGTGTACAAGAGGCAGGAGTCTTGACGCTCTGGTCGCTGCTTGTATCTACATTGCTTGTCGCCAAGAAAGCAAACCACGGACTGTAAAAG AAATATGCTCAATTGCCAATGGAGCTAGTAAGAAGGAAATTGGCCGAGCGAAAGAATTCATTGTCAAACAATTGAAGGTTGAAATGGGAGAATCAATGGAGATGGGAACTATACACGCTGGGGACTATCTG AGACGTTTTTGTTCTAACCTCGGTATGAACCATGAAGAAATTAAGGTAGTCCAAGAAACTGTTCAGAAGGCAGAGGAGTTTGATATAAG GAGGAGTCCTATATCAATTGCTGCTGCAATAATATACATGGTAACTCAACTTTCAGATTCGAAGAAACCCGTTCTGCGAG ATATCTCAATTGCAACCACAGTTGCAGAAGGGACTATCAAGAATGCGTACAAGGATCTTTATCCTCATGCTTCCAAAATAATACCAGAATGGTATGTCAAAGATAAGGACCTTAAGAACCTGTGCAGTCCAAAGGCATAG
- the LOC132049114 gene encoding transcription initiation factor IIB-2-like isoform X1: MDTYCSDCKRNTEVVFDHAAGDTVCSECGLVLESRSIDETSEWRTFADESGGDDPNRVGGPVNPLLADAGLSTVISKGPNGSNGDGSLARLQNRGGDPDRAIVLAFKAIATMADRLSLVSTIRDRASEIYKRLEDQKCTRGRSLDALVAACIYIACRQESKPRTVKEICSIANGASKKEIGRAKEFIVKQLKVEMGESMEMGTIHAGDYLRRFCSNLGMNHEEIKVVQETVQKAEEFDIRRSPISIAAAIIYMVTQLSDSKKPVLRADISIATTVAEGTIKNAYKDLYPHASKIIPEWYVKDKDLKNLCSPKA; encoded by the exons ATGGATACATACTGTTCGGACTGCAAGCGGAACACAGAGGTTGTATTCGACCACGCGGCAGGTGATACGGTATGTTCGGAGTGTGGGTTAGTGTTGGAATCGCGGTCAATTGATGAGACATCTGAGTGGCGTACATTTGCTGATGAATCGGGTGGTGATGACCCGAATCGTGTTGGGGGACCCGTTAACCCGTTATTAGCAGATGCGGGTCTAAGTACTGTGATATCAAAAGGACCAAATGGGAGTAATGGTGATGGTTCTTTAGCTAGGTTGCAGAATCGGGGTGGTGATCCTGATAGAGCTATTGTTTTGGCCTTTAAAGCTATTGCTACCATGGCTGATAG GTTGAGCCTTGTTTCTACTATAAGG GATCGAGCAAGTGAGATATATAAAAGGCTGGAAGACCAGAAGTGTACAAGAGGCAGGAGTCTTGACGCTCTGGTCGCTGCTTGTATCTACATTGCTTGTCGCCAAGAAAGCAAACCACGGACTGTAAAAG AAATATGCTCAATTGCCAATGGAGCTAGTAAGAAGGAAATTGGCCGAGCGAAAGAATTCATTGTCAAACAATTGAAGGTTGAAATGGGAGAATCAATGGAGATGGGAACTATACACGCTGGGGACTATCTG AGACGTTTTTGTTCTAACCTCGGTATGAACCATGAAGAAATTAAGGTAGTCCAAGAAACTGTTCAGAAGGCAGAGGAGTTTGATATAAG GAGGAGTCCTATATCAATTGCTGCTGCAATAATATACATGGTAACTCAACTTTCAGATTCGAAGAAACCCGTTCTGCGAG CAGATATCTCAATTGCAACCACAGTTGCAGAAGGGACTATCAAGAATGCGTACAAGGATCTTTATCCTCATGCTTCCAAAATAATACCAGAATGGTATGTCAAAGATAAGGACCTTAAGAACCTGTGCAGTCCAAAGGCATAG